A genomic region of Colletes latitarsis isolate SP2378_abdomen chromosome 7, iyColLati1, whole genome shotgun sequence contains the following coding sequences:
- the Yod1 gene encoding yod1 deubiquitinase, which produces MAGFVLRVKTKSGQKVVNGLIPKDKVSELKSKLSEITGIPVGALHVLGGFPPKAINLNKEKATIEESGIVSGDTLIVEEKPLHYNGEQKFEDIGRSHIDEENFIDTPGVLMKKVVPADNSCLFTSVGYVLNGKVDSSCASFMREIIASAVAADPEEYSEGLLGRPNPEYCKWIMKSDSWGGAIELSILSKFYGLEIAVIDSINAIINRFGEDQHYAQRVFLIFDGIHYDPLYLEPLDGSSIQTIFPTEDERILLEAAELAREAKSSRQFTDVQKFTLMCNDCKIKLNGQTAAQQHAKETGHMNFGEVAA; this is translated from the exons ATGGCCGGGTTCGTATTGAGAGTTAAAACGAAATCAGGTCAAAAGGTCGTGAACGGACTAATCCCGAAGGACAAGGTGTCCGAATTGAAGTCCAAGCTTTCCGAAATAACGGGAATACCAGTCGGGGCGCTCCACGTTCTCGGTGGCTTTCCACCAAAGGCGATTAATCTTAACAAAGAGAAGGCCACAATCGAGGAGAGCGGCATCGTTTCGGGCGATACCTTGATCGTAGAAGAGAAGCCGCTTCATTATAACGGGGAACAAAAATTTGAAGATATCGGACGGTCTCATATCGACGAAGAAAATTTCATCGATACGCCTGGTGTGTTGATGAAAAAAGTCGTGCCTGCTGATAACTCTTGCTTGTTTACCAGTGTCGGTTATGTACTCAATG GTAAAGTTGACTCCAGTTGTGCAAGTTTCATGAGGGAGATCATAGCAAGTGCTGTGGCAGCTGATCCAGAAGAATATTCAGAAGGCCTTTTGGGTCGTCCTAATCCTGAATATTGCAAATGGATCATGAAGTCTGATTCATGGGGAGGAGCTATAGAATTATCAATATTATCGAAATTCTATGGATTAGAAATAGCAgtaattgatagtattaatgccATAATCAACAGATTTGGAGAAGATCAACACTATGCTCAAAGGGTCTTTTTAATATTTGATGGTATTCATTATGATCCATTATATTTGGAACCATTGGAT gGTAGTAGCATTCAAACAATCTTTCCCACTGAGGATGAAAGGATATTATTAGAAGCAGCTGAACTTGCAAGAGAAGCGAAATCTAGTCGTCAATTTACGGATGTTCAAAAATTCACGTTAATGTGCAATGATTGTAAGATTAAATTAAATGGGCAAACAGCTGCTCAACAACACGCTAAAGAGACGGGCCATATGAATTTCGGAGAAGTAGCCGCGTAG
- the Lili gene encoding LMBR1-like protein lilipod gives MEDDADLREQLFHNTVRENIIFLLLFLVLYTSSYALIAKFRRKDREDYFSVDEDEATVYRISLWLCTVALAVSVGATLLLPVSIASNEVLILYPNSYYVKWLNSSLIQGLWNHVFLFSNLSLFVFLPFAYLFTESEGFVGYRKGVMARVYETVTVLCLLGTLVLGMTYVLSALIDYQKSSLHTLLNLWTYYLPFLYSCVSFLGVVMLLLCTPMGFVRLFGVVGSFLVKPQFLKNLDEEFFAYRLEEDCIQRRLEHAKATGKSYVSPVPMSIPACYSALEDDELLNVNPSLMCLRNGALQRGLTQRLEDIQKRRNILDQQRRTWWVRRTLLYPLAMLALLMLSTATALLAVQNTLELLIGIKALPLSTRQFTLGISSLSKLGPVGATVEVAVILYLAATSAIGLYTLPGVRRVQPRFHSTPLTHVIANCALLLVLSSALPLLSRILGMTNFDLLGDFGRIEWLGNFKLVLLYNLIFATAAIGCLMTKFTSTVCKEIYARLRSSLVGIFKSEGKKSSVGTFSTKDD, from the exons ATGGAAGATGATGCGGACCTCAGAGAGCAATTGTTTCACAACACCGTACGAGAGAACATC ATATTTCTCCTGCTGTTTTTGGTCCTTTATACCTCGAGCTACGCATTGATCGCAAAATTTCGTCGGAAAGATCGCGAGGATTACTTTTCCGTGGACGAAGATGAAGCGACAGTTTACAGAATCAGTCTTTGGCTATGTACTGTCGCTTTGGCGGTTTCTGTTGGGGCAACATTATTACTTCCGGTCTCTATCGCGAGCAACGAAGTACTCATTTTATACCCGAACAGCTATTACGTCAAGTGGCTTAATAGCTCGCTCATTCAAG GTCTATGGAATCATGTGTTCCTCTTCTCAAATTTATCTCTCTTCGTGTTTCTACCATTTGCCTATTTGTTTACGGAGTCGGAGGGATTCGTCGGATATAGAAAG GGTGTAATGGCTAGAGTTTATGAAACTGTGACTGTCCTTTGTTTACTTGGAACACTTGTATTAGGAATGACATATGTTTTATCGGCGCTCATAGATTATCAAAAGTCCAGTCTTCACACGTTGCTCA ATTTATGGACTTACTATTTACCTTTCCTTTACTCTTGCGTTTCATTTCTTGGAGTCGTTATGTTATTAT TATGTACTCCGATGGGATTTGTACGACTATTTGGGGTGGTTGGTTCGTTTCTTGTGAAACCACAGTTCCTAAAAAATTTAGACgaagaatttttcgcatacaggcTGGAGGAGGATTGTATTCAAAGAAG ACTGGAACACGCGAAAGCTACGGGAAAATCCTACGTTTCGCCAGTGCCCATGTCGATACCAGCTTGCTATTCGGCGCTCGAAGACGATGAACTTCTTAACGTGAATCCGAGCCTGATGTGCCTAAGGAACGGTGCTTTGCAGCGTGGATTGACTCAACGATTAGAGGACATCCAAAAACGAAGAAACATCTTGGACCAGCAAAGACGAACCTGGTGGGTTCGGCGTACTTTGCTGTATCCTTTGGCCATGCTAGCGTTACTTATGCTTTCCACTGCGACGGCCCTGCTAGCAGTTCAAAACACGTTAGAGCTTCTTATCGGTATAAAGGCGCTGCCTTTGAGCACCAGG CAATTCACTCTGGGCATCAGTTCGTTATCGAAGCTCGGTCCTGTCGGAGCAACTGTCGAGGTGGCAGTTATTTTATATCTAGCAGCGACAAGCGCGATAGGCCTGTACACCCTTCCAGGTGTTAGGCGCGTTCAGCCACGGTTTCATTCCACACCACTCACACACGTTATTGCAAATTGTGCTCTACTTCTTGTACTGAGCTCGGCGTTGCCACTGTTGTCACGGATAttgg GTATGACGAACTTTGATTTGCTCGGTGATTTTGGGCGCATCGAATGGCTTGGTAACTTCAAACTAGTATTGTTGTATAATTTGATCTTCGCCACCGCAGCAATCggttgtttaatgaccaaatttACGTCGACGGTCTGTAAAGAAATTTACGCAAGATTAAGAAGTAGTCTGGTAGGAATATTTAAAAGCGAAGGTAAGAAAAGCTCTGTAGGAACGTTTTCTACAAAAGATGATTAG
- the Tcs1 gene encoding threonyl-carbamoyl synthesis 1 — translation MTRADLGPMKNILDGVLEEINLLDSSNKHWICKGRRSLAVAVTLLQKNKIIAIPTDTVYGLASVCEPSAIKRLYEIKGRNENKPLCISVSNVTDVQKWGVVDHLPCHLLPDLLPGPYTIVLKRMPAVNPSLNPGINTIGIRVPDFPFINKISNIIGPLALTSANLSNEPSCLHAEEFQNLWPELDGIFYDTRRAGDARDIFRKGSTIIDLSCPNRYKIIRVGIGAQYLIRIVENAGIKPYDPD, via the coding sequence ATGACTAGAGCAGATCTGGGCCCAATGAAGAATATTTTGGATGGTGTTCTAGAAGAAATAAATCTATTAGATTCATCTAATAAACATTGGATCTGTAAAGGAAGAAGAAGCTTAGCAGTGGCAGTTACATTACttcagaaaaataaaattatagcaATTCCAACAGATACGGTATATGGTCTTGCTAGTGTGTGTGAACCTAGTGCAATCAAAAGATTGTATGAAATAAAGGGACGTAATGAAAACAAACCATTATGCATATCTGTTAGTAATGTAACAGATGTACAAAAATGGGGTGTTGTAGATCATTTACCATGCCATTTATTGCCAGATTTATTACCTGGACCATATACAATTGTTTTAAAACGAATGCCTGCTGTAAATCCTTCTCTGAATCCTGGTATCAATACCATAGGCATAAGAGTTCCAGATTTTccatttataaacaaaatttcaaatataattGGACCATTAGCACTAACGAGCGCTAATCTAAGTAATGAACCAAGTTGTTTACATGCTGAAGAATTCCAAAACTTATGGCCCGAATTGGACGGAATATTTTACGATACACGCAGAGCAGGTGATGCGCGCGACATATTCAGAAAAGGTTCCACGATAATCGATTTATCTTGTCCGAATCGATACAAAATTATACGCGTTGGAATAGGAGCACAGTATTTAATTAGAATCGTGGAAAATGCCGGAATAAAACCATATGATCCTGATTAA
- the Polr3k gene encoding RNA polymerase III subunit K, translated as MLLFCPICGNVLQVEEALSGLRFACNTCPYVLNIARRISSRTYPKLKEVDDVLGGSAAWENVDSTDERCPKCSHSRAYFMQIQTRSADEPMTTFYKCCNPPCGHNWRD; from the coding sequence ATGTTGCTGTTTTGTCCGATTTGCGGTAATGTGCTTCAAGTAGAAGAAGCTTTGTCGGGATTACGATTCGCGTGTAACACGTGTCCTTATGTGCTTAATATCGCAAGGAGAATTAGTAGCCGTACGTATCCAAAACTGAAGGAAGTGGACGACGTGCTAGGTGGAAGTGCGGCTTGGGAGAACGTAGATTCCACGGACGAACGGTGTCCAAAGTGCTCTCACTCTCGAGCgtattttatgcaaattcagACAAGGTCTGCTGACGAACCTATGACTACGTTTTATAAATGTTGCAATCCTCCATGTGGCCACAACTGGCGCGACTAA
- the Mrpl39 gene encoding mitochondrial ribosomal protein L39 produces MFQRCRSFCFDVLRLQTSHVQLRCSSILSKAEVKERRNQIFEKEKKRQRDLVGRIEKIEVNYKSPVDEITLVMNKYLSTPADCAKHISEGVAKVSAIALVDDFPWDMHRPLVSDCQLQLVNMKSPKNNIANVTFWRTCSFLLGAMIESAFKTDVQVHLHSFPVPHIKSGNFVYDVYLDLPDWKPTDQEMRAMSAQFVKLINLELPIERIEIAEEIALDMFQDNPFKFQQIPDIARTSDDKITLYRVGDHIDISKGPMVGNTSLIGRCTIAVVHKLPNSENIYRFQGVALPKGILLNHYAYSILENRAKKLNENMWMPQTVDDDIVESPPVEMSASN; encoded by the exons ATGTTTCAAAG GTGTAGAAGTTTCTGCTTTGATGTTTTGAGATTACAAACATCTCATGTACAATTAAGATGCAGCAGCATACTGTCAAAAGCTGAAGTAAAGGAAAGAAGAAATCAGATATTTGAAAAGGAGAAGAAAAGACAAAGGGACCTTGTTGGGAGgatagaaaagatagaagttaactATAAGTCTCCTGTGGATGAGATTACTCTTgtaatgaataaatatttatcaacacccgcCGATTGCGCAAAACACATCTCTGAAGGTGTTGCAAAAGTGTCTGCCATTGCTTTAGTCGACGATTTTCCATGGGATATGCACAGACCTTTGGTATCCGATTGCCAATTGCAGTTGGTAAACATGAAGAGCCCAAAAAACAATATAGCAAACGTAACATTTTGGCGAACCTGTTCATTCCTGTTAGGCGCCATGATAGAATCTGCATTTAAAACGGATGTACAAGTTCATTTGCACAGTTTCCCCGTACCGCATATAAAATCAGGAAATTTCGTGTACGACGTGTATCTTGATTTGCCCGATTGGAAACCCACGGACCAGGAAATGCGTGCGATGTCAGCTCAATTCGTCAAGTTAATTAATCTAGAATTGCCCATCGAGAGGATAGAAATTGCGGAAGAGATTGCTCTCGATATGTTTCAAGACAATCCGTTCAAGTTTCAACAGATACCGGATATCGCGAGAACCAGTGATGATAAAATTACATTGTACAGAGTAGGAGATCATATAGATATTAGTAAAGGCCCAATGGTAGGCAATACATCTTTAATAGGCCGCTGCACGATCGCCGTTGTCCATAAGTTACCAAATTCGGAGAATATTTATAGATTTCAAGGCGTAGCACTCCCCAAAGGAATTCTTCTAAATCATTACGCGTACAGCATATTAGAAAATCGTGCTAAAAAATTAAACGAGAACATGTGGATGCCGCAGACGGTCGATGATGACATAGTAGAGTCTCCGCCTGTAGAAATGTCTGCTTCAAACTAA
- the LOC143343978 gene encoding uncharacterized protein LOC143343978 yields MNINKRRRVQTRRCEKLEDLQGNSKKATFLDQGYQRYVLDMLPPEVLETILRLLPFHDVATSVRLVSRHCSTVAATVLNSAFLAFGTRLDNLINRSDKVLKDAKTNAALLVRSKALNALAVIKAQYKMLRAVTWRYTHPPTNQQKFPRLCFYAGRLLDDLNELLGTIANLSIANSSLMDSITCFVIVCKRFMNFFEKVSERRLNRSALISGCKIVDVLDCLVEGRQVLFFKVTPKVGVTRRTVSMKLRYVIKHAWFTCLEISKNSMDNSWRDEQRFMYLRLRRLVGSVNEHLFENLYYEHELLLQVPLPLRLRPPPASTYSGYGEYGGQFFYYGNMNKYAYESKFVHTLNSMNYTLESRQEVRRPPSFDLVIEVELKCTPELAPLAVRKFMKPDEFETYETKTCRHQQLFLKMNVTCPASMANRLPGNFVWELHSPRRTRKHS; encoded by the exons ATGAATATCAACAAGCGACGAAGAGTACAGACTAGAAGATGCGAAAAGCTCGAGGATTTACAGGGGAATTCGAAGAAAGCCACGTTTCTGGACCAGGGCTATCAACGCTATGTATTGGACATGCTTCCGCCGGAAGTCCTGGAGACGATCCTACGACTGCTACCTTTTCATGACGTAGCCACTTCCGTGCGTTTAGTTTCCAG ACACTGTTCGACAGTTGCCGCGACCGTGTTGAACAGCGCGTTTCTTGCGTTTGGCACGAGGCTGGATAACTTAATAAATCGCAGCGATAAGGTGTTAAAAGACGCGAAAACGAATGCCGCGCTTTTGGTCCGAAGCAAAGCCCTGAATGCTTTGGCGGTGATCAAGGCGCAGTACAAAATGCTCAGAGCCGTCACGTGGCGATACACGCATCCGCCGACGAACCAACAGAAGTTCCCACGGCTTTGTTTTTACGCGGGAAGACTGCTCGACGATCTAAACGAACTACTCGGAACTATCGCAAACTTGTCCATCGCCAACTCTAGCCTAATGGATTCCATCACCTGTTTCGTTATTGTTTGCAAACGGTTCATGAACTTCTTCGAGAAGGTCTCCGAACGCAGGTTGAACAG ATCGGCGCTGATCTCCGGATGCAAAATCGTGGATGTTCTGGACTGCCTCGTGGAGGGTAGGCAGGTGTTGTTTTTCAAAGTGACGCCGAAGGTGGGAGTCACCAGAAGGACCGTCAGTATGAAACTTAGATACGTGATAAAACACGCTTGGTTTACGTGCCTGGAGATTTCCAAGAATTCTATGGACAACTCTTGGAGGGACGAGCAACGTTTTATGTACCTTAGATTGCGTCGTTTAGTGGGTAGCGTGAACGAGCATCTATTCGAGAATTTATATTACGAGCATGAGCTACTTTTACAG GTGCCTTTGCCGCTTCGGTTAAGACCCCCGCCGGCGTCCACTTATTCGGGATACGGGGAGTACGGTGGTCAATTCTTTTACTACGGGAATATGAATAAATACGCGTACGAGAGCAAATTCGTACATACTTTAAATTCGATGAACTATACGCTCGAAAGTAGACAAGAGGTGCGAAGGCCGCCGTCCTTTGATCTGGTAATCGAAGTCGAATTGAAATGTACACCGGAGCTAGCACCGCTCGCTGTTCGAAAATTCATGAAGCCCGACGAATTCGAGACGTACGAAACGAAAACGTGCAGGCATCAGCAGCTGTTCTTAAAAATGAACGTAACTTGTCCCGCTTCGATGGCCAACAGATTGCCGGGCAACTTCGTCTGGGAATTGCATAGTCCACGCCGTACACGTAAACATTCATAA
- the LOC143343979 gene encoding uncharacterized protein LOC143343979 produces MSRNNENGISLATPPAIHVGPIVNPSTNETISIVIPLSAQLATVTNQKIEKPCKDCNKDTKQSSASRPRNDKTKGCPYPGCTRYGRAFSRAHDLKRHIARHEMRKEKLSDYENTATAIKQQLVGNETIRNIANRPTDRQHATWTDDPREALAKFYCCLHCTKKYTSETKLMAHMNSHGKVAGKNVCAVCGTCSRDGEELQMHMRQHTAHTLEGQSALGKGESQKDQPDKEDDFLLEEMLLLNKNPRRTAQPEKANAASKIRCDYCSKTFKTKWTLSSHVAAHEGRFQFDCNQCGKKFVRKSHYEGHVRSHEAARPYVCEQCGKTFKELKHRREHTKRKHPTNQNAIQTLLDSISPCASDDLPVDQTKFTLLMPVNFSV; encoded by the exons ATGAGTAGAAACAACGAGAATGGCATCTCCCTGGCGACACCTCCGGCGATTCACGTCGGACCCATCGTTAACCCAAGCACCAACGAGACGATCTCGATCGTGATCCCGTTGTCGGCACAGCTGGCGACCGTCACCAACCAGAAGATCGAGAAGCCATGCAAGGATTGCAACAAGGACACCAAGCAATCGTCCGCGTCACGACCGAGGAACGACAAGACAAAGGGTTGCCCGTATCCGGGTTGCACGCGGTACGGTCGTGCCTTTTCCAGGGCGCACGATCTCAAGCGACACATAGCCCGTCACGAGATGAGAAAGGAAAAGTTGTCCGATTACGAGAACACGGCAACCGCGATTAAACAGCAGCTCGTCGGGAACGAGACCATCAGGAACATAGCAAATCGACCGACCGACAGGCAACACGCCACGTGGACCGACGATCCGCGAGAAGCTTTGGCCAAGTTTTACTGTTGCCTCCATTGTACCAAGAAGTACACCAGCGAGACCAAGCTGATGGCCCATATGAATTCCCACGGGAAG GTGGCGGGCAAAAACGTATGCGCCGTTTGCGGGACGTGCTCCAGAGATGGTGAGGAATTGCAGATGCACATGAGACAGCACACGGCTCACACGTTGGAGGGTCAGTCGGCTCTTGGAAAAGGCGAATCGCAAAAGGACCAACCCGACAAAGAGGACGATTTCCTTTTAGAAGAGATGTTGCTTTTGAATAAGAATCCACGACGAACCGCGCAACCGGAAAAAGCGAACGCAGCGTCCAAGATCAGATGCGACTACTGCTCGAAAACCTTCAAAACCAAATGGACCTTGAGTTCACACGTGGCGGCACACGAGGGACGTTTCCAATTCGATTGCAACCAATGCGGAAAGAAATTCGTTCGGAAGAGCCACTACGAGGGGCACGTGCGGTCCCACGAAGCGGCGAGGCCCTACGTGTGCGAACAATGCGGTAAAACGTTCAAAGAGCTGAAGCACAGAAGGGAGCACACCAAGAGAAAGCATCCTACGAATCAAAACGCAATACAGACTCTGTTGGACAGCATCAGTCCGTGCGCGTCGGACGATTTGCCGGTCGATCAGACGAAATTCACTCTTTTGATGCCAGTCAACTTCTCTgtgtaa
- the LOC143343418 gene encoding chymotrypsin-like elastase family member 2A: MNLRGGLAILLFILAEIDCATLKHVRENHLTSHRQPRGILAEGSGRNSSSVGRKTVTLTTGRIFNGKPSKRGSWPWQVSLQLLHPKLGFIGHWCGGVLIEPTWVVTAAHCIHNDLFNLPIGALWTAVVGEWELDSGGRGSARLPVERVVIHERFNNYVHDIALMKLARPAPLSKVVRTICLPEPGEELASGLCIASGWGRYGPTQSLSTALLEATVPLLDLEKCTQAYGKSVPIRSGHLCAGHTDGSSGSCVGDSGGPLQCRRADGVWLLAGVTSFGSGCARPGYPDVYTKIQHYVGWIRNIMNNDEDAQYL, encoded by the exons ATGAATCTTCGCGGTGGACTAGCGATACTTCTTTTCATTCTTGCGGAGATCGACTGCGCGACACTGAAGCACGTGCGAGAGAATCATTTGA CATCACACAGGCAACCGCGTGGGATTTTGGCGGAAGGAAGCGGGAGGAATTCTTCGTCGGTTGGAAGGAAGACTGTTACATTGACGACTGGACGAATTTTCAACGGTAAACCGAGCAAACGAGGTTCCTGGCCATGGCAGGTCTCACTTCAATTGTTGCATCCAAAACTGGGGTTCATCGGCCATTGGTGCGGCGGTGTTCTCATTGAGCCTACTTGGGTCGTTACTGCCGCCCATTGCATTCATAA TGACCTTTTCAATTTGCCAATTGGTGCATTATGGACGGCAGTTGTAGGAGAATGGGAATTGGACTCCGGTGGGCGTGGCTCGGCTAGGCTACCAGTTGAACGAGTCGTCATTCACGAGAGATTCAATAATTACGTACACGACATTG CTCTGATGAAGTTGGCCAGGCCAGCCCCTTTGTCGAAGGTAGTGCGAACGATATGTCTTCCGGAACCAGGGGAAGAACTAGCGAGTGGTCTGTGCATCGCTTCCGGCTGGGGTCGTTACGGTCCCACTCAATCACTTTCTACCGCGTTGTTGGAAGCAACTGTGCCATTGCTCGATTTAGAAAAATGCACGCAAGCGTATGGAAAATCGGTACCGATCCGAAGCGGCCATCTTTGCGCGGGTCACACCGATGGCTCTTCCGGAAGTTGCGTC GGTGATTCCGGAGGACCGTTACAGTGTCGGCGCGCGGATGGTGTTTGGCTGTTGGCGGGGGTGACTTCGTTTGGATCGGGATGCGCCAGACCTGGATATCCCGACGTCTACACCAAGATACAACATTACGTTGGATGGATAAGAAACATTATGAACAATGACGAGGACGCGCAGTATTTATAG
- the LOC143343982 gene encoding protein lifeguard 3 — protein MQGDQEIRRFISGPPQLPPLFEGQQIQTGPYTVTVTADMVAQRERENEELHRAWLEHQQRRVMGPDDDDSDYVGDFKQEVVRRNFIRKVFSILTLQLLFTACVIAFFLFVDAARKFMIIHWYFWIIAMICFTVSYCVVSFSKRARRKPPYNYIWLCKLTLAMSYLAAFASAFYEVEIILMALGMTALITFGIGLLATFSKFDLTMRTGLMMIIGLASIVSIFVMMILLMFTHIKVLHVIISVIGMVLLSMYLYFDVQTIMGGRRIEIYPDEVVFATVQIYVDIILLYQYVLMFMGLIHER, from the exons ATGCAAGGGGATCAAGAGATTCGGCGATTTATATCGGGCCCGCCGCAATTACCACCTCTGTTTGAAGGACAACAGATTCAGACA GGACCTTATACTGTCACTGTCACGGCTGATATGGTGGCTCAGAGagaacgagaaaacgaggaaTTGCATAGAGCGTGGCTAGAACATCAACAAAGAAGGGTAATGGGTCCAGACGACGATGATTCCGATTATGTAGGAGACTTTAAACAAGAAGTCGTGAGaagaaattttattagaaaagtcTTCTCTATATTAACATTACAGTTATTGTTCACAGCCTGTGTCATAGCATTCTTTCTTTTTGT GGATGCTGCAAGAAAATTCATGATAATACATTGGTATTTTTGGATTATAGCCAT GATATGCTTCACCGTTTCCTACTGTGTCGTGTCTTTCTCTAAACGTGCTAGACGCAAACCACCATATAATTACATCTGGCTATGCAAATTG ACATTGGCAATGTCGTATTTAGCTGCTTTTGCATCTGCATTTTACGAGGtcgaaattattttaatggCATTGGGTATGACGGCGCTAATTACATTTGGTATAGGCTTACTGGCAACATTTTCAAAG TTTGACTTAACAATGAGAACAGGATTAATGATGATCATCGGATTGGCTTCCATTGTTAGTATTTTCGTAATGATGATACTTTTGATGTTTACGCACATAAAAGTATTACACGTAATTATTTCTGTTATAGGAATGGTATTACTATCAATG TATTTGTACTTTGACGTGCAAACAATTATGGGTGGACGAAGAATAGAAATATACCCAGACGAAGTTGTATTCGCAACAGTGCAAATTTATGTTGACATTATATTGTTATACCAGTACGTGCTAATGTTTATGGGTTTGATTCATGAACGTTGA